A part of Candidatus Bathyarchaeia archaeon genomic DNA contains:
- a CDS encoding right-handed parallel beta-helix repeat-containing protein has protein sequence MKSIAMLQSVRSVSILTLVLVLGVFSSSIVISRAYAMSIVVPRDFPTVQSAIDAASPGATIVVLPGTYREQLRINKDLNVVGSGAQSTIIQAPSSLSAFGTAGGGFPMAAIVQVTSSARVSISSLTVTGPAPGCDTLNPTKIVRLTIGVSVVNGASISMLDSRVTNLRDEPLRGCFSGFAIVIGLPTFLVRGGSVGHGTIRDVVVDNYQNFGITVTGAGSMATVSDNVVTGVGATPTVAQIGILVGIGAVASVTDNTVAGNICTIPSDCGADPISQSQGIGVQAFEAMPGTVIADNNVSRNDVGVSLFFSPECCRTVDNAIRDNRFFGLVIQDSNNTAVNNRISGGNVGVGVVADFANSIGTLRDNTITLTSVAPTQEISCCGVTARILIIDS, from the coding sequence TTGAAATCGATTGCTATGTTACAGTCCGTTAGAAGCGTATCTATTCTCACGCTCGTTCTCGTCCTAGGCGTATTCAGCAGCAGTATCGTGATCTCGAGAGCCTACGCTATGTCCATCGTCGTGCCTAGGGACTTTCCAACCGTGCAATCCGCAATAGACGCGGCAAGTCCGGGAGCTACAATAGTCGTGCTTCCAGGAACTTATCGGGAACAGCTTAGGATCAATAAGGATCTGAATGTTGTTGGATCGGGAGCTCAGTCGACAATCATTCAGGCACCTTCAAGCCTAAGCGCGTTCGGCACTGCAGGGGGAGGATTTCCGATGGCTGCAATTGTTCAGGTTACATCTTCAGCTAGAGTTAGCATTTCGAGCCTCACGGTTACTGGTCCTGCTCCGGGGTGCGACACGTTGAACCCGACCAAGATTGTGCGTCTGACCATTGGCGTCAGCGTTGTTAATGGGGCAAGTATTTCGATGTTAGATTCGCGAGTCACAAACCTACGCGACGAACCGCTTCGGGGATGCTTCAGTGGATTCGCGATCGTCATCGGCCTCCCGACGTTTCTGGTGCGAGGCGGCTCAGTGGGTCATGGAACGATCAGGGATGTCGTCGTCGACAATTATCAGAACTTCGGCATCACCGTCACAGGGGCTGGATCCATGGCGACAGTCTCAGACAATGTGGTTACTGGCGTCGGTGCCACCCCGACTGTCGCGCAGATAGGTATCCTAGTCGGAATAGGGGCGGTGGCATCGGTTACCGACAACACAGTTGCCGGAAACATTTGCACAATCCCTTCTGATTGCGGCGCGGATCCGATAAGTCAATCCCAGGGTATAGGTGTCCAGGCATTCGAGGCTATGCCCGGAACTGTAATTGCTGACAACAACGTGTCCCGCAACGATGTTGGGGTCTCTCTTTTCTTCTCCCCAGAGTGCTGCAGAACAGTCGACAACGCCATTAGGGACAACCGCTTTTTCGGGCTAGTAATTCAGGACAGCAATAATACGGCTGTCAACAATCGAATCTCGGGGGGAAACGTCGGCGTCGGAGTTGTAGCAGATTTT
- a CDS encoding GNAT family N-acetyltransferase — protein sequence MQVQEPVSSQLKMRPGRPEDAEELGKICYAAFDSISKKHGYTCDFQNLEAATRGIHYLLSHPEFFYSVVAENRGKLVGSNFLHEWNPVTGVGPITVDPTIQNKNVGRELMLNVIRRSNAKGAPGTRLVQAAYHMRSLSLYTKLGFETRETLSNFQWASSIRNKIRGRTVRKATESDLEECNILCGKIHGHHRGGELSEATKNGNGLVVRNEDRITGYSTGLGWFGHSVGESNEDIMALISDSDSFGYPGILVPSRNFGLMRWLLDNGLRINQQMTLMTIGLYNEPRGAYLPSVIY from the coding sequence GTGCAAGTGCAAGAGCCTGTTTCCTCACAGCTCAAGATGCGTCCCGGTCGACCTGAAGATGCTGAGGAACTAGGAAAGATCTGCTACGCTGCATTTGACTCGATCTCCAAGAAGCACGGATATACCTGTGATTTTCAGAACCTAGAAGCCGCAACACGAGGAATTCACTATTTACTGTCTCATCCGGAATTCTTCTACTCTGTCGTCGCCGAAAACCGTGGGAAGCTGGTAGGAAGCAATTTTCTTCATGAATGGAACCCAGTGACTGGAGTAGGCCCGATAACGGTTGACCCGACAATTCAGAACAAGAACGTTGGGAGGGAACTGATGCTGAATGTAATACGTCGATCAAACGCGAAGGGTGCACCAGGAACCAGGCTCGTCCAGGCCGCTTATCACATGAGATCGTTGTCGCTGTACACTAAGCTTGGATTCGAGACGAGAGAAACCTTGTCCAATTTTCAGTGGGCGTCATCAATTAGAAACAAAATTCGGGGCCGGACAGTGAGAAAAGCTACGGAATCCGACCTTGAAGAATGCAACATACTTTGCGGTAAGATACATGGACATCATCGCGGCGGCGAATTATCAGAGGCTACGAAGAATGGAAACGGACTAGTTGTTAGAAATGAGGACAGAATCACGGGTTACTCGACTGGACTGGGCTGGTTCGGACATTCGGTCGGAGAATCCAACGAAGACATAATGGCCCTCATTTCAGACAGCGATTCATTCGGCTATCCTGGCATTCTGGTGCCAAGCAGGAATTTCGGACTCATGCGGTGGCTGCTGGACAATGGACTAAGAATCAACCAGCAAATGACACTGATGACCATTGGGCTTTACAACGAGCCCCGCGGAGCTTATCTTCCATCAGTAATCTACTAG
- a CDS encoding helix-turn-helix domain-containing protein produces MKRLTLEFPYQELWRRVFGPNYDRVEILEAVKSLKCDFEGLAVICRIRFRDKRMKATDLVGKGAIRSVETLYKDNDGSLTVFVEGRPVVHAPKQMHAGNLNRTRPHLVAAGPPEFVDRDRMRVRLLCRDEEVPRILDFYERTHLPHTLVEVSRFESVSDSDLSRLTAKQRQALLAAYSLGYYDVPRRISSEQLAKRLNVGTSTYAEHLRKAERGLLSSVLSR; encoded by the coding sequence TTGAAGCGTCTAACTCTGGAGTTTCCGTATCAGGAACTGTGGCGTAGAGTATTCGGGCCGAATTACGATAGGGTGGAAATTCTGGAAGCGGTGAAGAGTCTCAAGTGCGATTTCGAAGGGCTGGCTGTTATCTGCCGGATTCGGTTCAGAGACAAGAGGATGAAAGCGACCGATCTGGTTGGGAAGGGAGCGATTCGAAGCGTTGAAACTCTCTACAAAGACAACGATGGGTCTCTGACCGTTTTCGTTGAGGGGAGGCCAGTCGTCCACGCTCCAAAACAAATGCATGCAGGAAACCTCAACAGAACCCGTCCTCATCTAGTTGCTGCCGGCCCTCCTGAATTCGTGGACAGAGATAGGATGAGGGTACGGCTTCTCTGCCGGGATGAAGAAGTGCCTAGGATTCTCGACTTCTATGAAAGAACCCATCTGCCTCATACGCTGGTCGAAGTATCTCGCTTCGAATCGGTATCGGACTCAGACCTATCTAGGTTAACCGCGAAACAACGACAAGCTCTCCTAGCGGCTTACAGTCTGGGCTATTACGATGTACCGAGGAGAATTTCCTCAGAGCAGTTGGCGAAGCGGCTCAACGTGGGGACTTCTACTTACGCCGAACATCTAAGAAAAGCCGAGAGAGGATTGCTCTCCAGTGTCCTTTCGCGATAA
- a CDS encoding nuclear transport factor 2 family protein gives MTSSVTVAEEKKTNAQEEILGVEREGVEAILRNDAEVIGQFLSDDWISIDHDGSVITKSNFLDAITSGDLSHEAMEFREPRVRTYGNFAMVTGLATSKGKLLGQEFRERERYTDVFVKENGRWQCVLTQLSTFIEK, from the coding sequence TTGACGAGTTCTGTCACGGTCGCTGAAGAGAAGAAGACTAATGCTCAAGAGGAAATTCTGGGAGTGGAAAGAGAAGGTGTCGAGGCGATTCTTCGGAATGATGCAGAAGTCATCGGACAATTCCTATCGGACGATTGGATTTCTATCGACCATGATGGAAGCGTTATCACCAAATCGAATTTTCTTGATGCGATCACATCGGGTGATTTGAGCCATGAAGCGATGGAGTTCAGAGAACCTCGAGTACGCACCTACGGGAATTTTGCCATGGTTACAGGGTTGGCGACTAGCAAGGGCAAGCTTTTGGGACAGGAGTTCCGAGAGCGCGAGAGATATACGGATGTTTTCGTGAAGGAGAATGGACGATGGCAATGCGTGCTGACCCAGCTCAGCACTTTCATCGAGAAGTAG
- the merA gene encoding mercury(II) reductase gives MSTGYELVILGQGSAAFAAAIKANDLGVKTAMVGSNATKGTVVGGTCVNVGCVPSKRLITVGTLFHDASDNSFEGIHYGKGKLNFRQVIQQKDELVRRFRREKYANVLKNLKQVTYYKGLGRFVSKNEVKVRDKTLTADKFLIATGARPNLPKVKGIEKIDYLTNEEALSLTELPESMCVVGGRALGLEFAQMYAQLGTDVTVLQRSVRILPDGEPEVSDVLTEHLEERGITIHTDVTLNWVGEKGNRKIINAYVDGKVFNVTCEQLLFATGRTPNTNHLDLPNAGVKTDEHGFVVVNDEMQTSAPHVWAAGDVIGEPMLETIAAKEGAVAVGNAFGQEKKKIAFNEVPSAVFTYPEVASVGLTEAQAEERGIKCSCTILPLDTVPKARIIGETRGVVKLVINRETKQILGLHMVAPHAADLIHEGVLAVKFKLSIDNIIDTVHVFPTLSEGVKLAAQSFYKDVGQLSCCTE, from the coding sequence ATGTCTACGGGATATGAGCTGGTAATTCTTGGTCAGGGATCTGCGGCGTTTGCCGCTGCGATAAAGGCGAACGATCTTGGAGTGAAGACTGCCATGGTCGGCAGCAATGCCACGAAGGGAACAGTAGTTGGAGGCACCTGCGTCAATGTCGGATGCGTTCCCAGCAAGAGACTAATCACCGTCGGCACACTCTTCCACGATGCATCAGACAATTCATTCGAAGGGATACACTACGGCAAAGGAAAGCTGAACTTCAGACAAGTGATCCAGCAGAAAGACGAGCTCGTAAGAAGATTCCGGAGAGAGAAATATGCCAACGTCCTGAAAAATCTCAAACAGGTGACATACTACAAAGGACTTGGAAGATTCGTATCAAAGAACGAGGTGAAGGTCAGAGACAAGACATTGACCGCAGACAAATTCCTGATCGCGACCGGTGCGAGGCCGAATCTGCCAAAGGTGAAGGGAATCGAAAAGATCGACTATCTAACAAATGAAGAAGCCTTGAGTCTCACAGAACTTCCCGAGTCCATGTGCGTTGTGGGCGGAAGAGCTTTGGGACTAGAGTTTGCGCAAATGTATGCTCAGCTGGGAACTGATGTCACGGTCTTGCAGAGGAGTGTCAGAATTCTGCCGGATGGTGAGCCCGAAGTCTCTGATGTTCTAACGGAGCACCTTGAGGAAAGGGGCATAACGATTCACACCGACGTGACGCTCAACTGGGTGGGCGAGAAGGGCAATCGAAAGATCATCAATGCATATGTCGATGGGAAAGTGTTCAACGTAACGTGTGAACAGTTGCTCTTTGCGACAGGAAGGACTCCTAACACGAACCATCTTGACCTGCCGAATGCAGGAGTGAAGACAGACGAGCATGGCTTCGTCGTTGTTAATGATGAGATGCAGACTTCCGCCCCGCACGTCTGGGCCGCAGGTGATGTGATTGGCGAGCCAATGCTGGAGACTATTGCTGCAAAAGAGGGCGCAGTTGCAGTCGGTAACGCATTCGGACAAGAGAAGAAGAAAATCGCCTTCAATGAAGTCCCCTCCGCGGTTTTCACATATCCTGAGGTCGCAAGTGTCGGGTTGACAGAGGCTCAGGCGGAGGAACGAGGAATAAAATGCTCCTGCACCATACTTCCTCTCGATACTGTCCCGAAAGCCAGGATCATCGGCGAGACCCGCGGCGTTGTGAAGCTAGTTATCAACAGAGAGACAAAGCAGATCCTTGGCCTCCACATGGTCGCCCCACACGCAGCAGACCTCATTCACGAGGGAGTATTGGCTGTGAAGTTCAAACTCAGTATCGACAACATAATCGATACAGTCCACGTATTTCCGACCCTGTCAGAAGGAGTCAAACTGGCAGCGCAGTCATTCTACAAAGACGTCGGACAACTCAGCTGTTGCACAGAATAG
- a CDS encoding AsnC family transcriptional regulator, whose translation MTILAQNVPKSKTKPAKPTGVPLDALDIHLLREILQGSAALPLDPNFRKSFRTIARKLRVDQDTVRYRMKRLEQMGFITDWRILLNPHILRLRHWAIGVDVPTPTSKDDVIGKLKLMPDIFMIINYFGTLLGIVFASEADRSPLDRAELIRRLSNASNAPCMEIFWPEYRTRLSATDWKILRSLNPNPRKSCTSISQETGSSTRTVTRRLQRMVSEKGVFALAVIDPKALHGTVLASMNVGYSPRNGGELNRKILEQFNEYIWYLFFTLPSEQDVQHTVFNFALPNISKAREILEWTRKQPNILDLRIDLMEDHHILLQNLDHYIERDFRVASL comes from the coding sequence GTGACAATTCTAGCCCAGAATGTCCCAAAATCGAAAACTAAACCTGCAAAGCCGACAGGTGTTCCATTAGATGCCCTAGATATTCATCTTTTGAGAGAGATTCTACAGGGCTCGGCCGCACTACCCCTCGATCCAAATTTCAGAAAGTCCTTCAGAACTATCGCCCGAAAGTTGAGGGTCGACCAGGACACGGTGAGATATAGAATGAAACGGCTTGAGCAAATGGGATTCATAACCGACTGGCGAATTCTACTCAACCCTCACATCCTTAGGTTGCGTCATTGGGCCATTGGCGTTGACGTCCCAACTCCTACGTCAAAGGATGACGTAATTGGAAAACTCAAGCTTATGCCGGATATTTTCATGATCATTAACTACTTCGGTACTCTTCTTGGAATTGTTTTTGCATCTGAAGCAGACCGGTCGCCTCTAGACAGAGCCGAACTGATTCGAAGATTATCAAATGCGTCAAATGCACCCTGCATGGAAATTTTCTGGCCGGAGTATAGAACTCGTTTGTCGGCTACTGACTGGAAGATCCTCCGGAGCCTCAACCCGAACCCGCGCAAGTCTTGCACATCCATTTCGCAAGAGACTGGCAGTTCGACTCGGACCGTTACGAGAAGGCTGCAGAGGATGGTTTCAGAGAAGGGGGTCTTTGCGCTAGCAGTCATCGACCCGAAGGCGCTGCACGGCACCGTACTGGCCAGTATGAACGTCGGCTATTCGCCGCGGAATGGAGGCGAACTCAACCGGAAAATCCTAGAACAATTCAACGAATATATTTGGTACTTGTTTTTCACGCTGCCTTCGGAGCAGGACGTCCAGCATACTGTATTCAATTTCGCCTTGCCAAATATTTCGAAGGCACGGGAAATACTTGAGTGGACTAGAAAGCAGCCCAACATACTAGATTTACGGATAGATTTGATGGAAGATCATCATATCTTACTTCAAAATCTTGACCATTACATCGAGAGAGATTTCAGGGTAGCGTCTCTCTAG
- the merB gene encoding organomercurial lyase, translating into MNERHTTQTTVGLSRTPTLYRLQWQRAPREGKREYVRCGADILLSGLTGDLEAEARCPVCGKLTKLLILDRKIAGLEPKDAVLHVVEMPGEAGRVWVECEATHIFDREACFQKWVSSYKGKQGRVTSIKNYHDLIVRRRTNPHKIVPIARTEPRGGPP; encoded by the coding sequence CTGAACGAAAGACATACGACTCAAACAACCGTCGGACTCTCCCGAACCCCCACTCTATACCGGCTGCAGTGGCAGAGAGCGCCTCGGGAAGGCAAACGCGAATACGTCCGATGCGGAGCTGACATATTGCTAAGCGGACTCACCGGAGACCTTGAGGCGGAGGCGCGATGTCCTGTATGTGGCAAGCTTACAAAGCTGCTGATACTTGATAGGAAGATCGCTGGCTTGGAGCCAAAGGATGCGGTTCTGCACGTCGTGGAGATGCCTGGTGAGGCAGGCAGGGTCTGGGTAGAATGTGAAGCAACCCACATTTTCGACCGAGAGGCCTGCTTCCAGAAGTGGGTGTCAAGCTACAAAGGAAAGCAGGGCCGAGTCACTTCAATCAAGAACTATCATGACCTGATCGTTCGCAGACGAACGAACCCCCACAAAATAGTACCAATAGCACGAACCGAACCCCGCGGAGGTCCGCCATAA
- a CDS encoding DUF3237 family protein: protein MTQTISQTKSVTPAEHNGLEHAFDFDLKASPDGKPFVSARDREGVFIVNGVGTVKGDIIQGRIKMSFFAQDCAYLLVQAGVDPGPGQHLCKESDGGVIETEDGAKILFDTRGYGLRGADPSFAKRWRLAMTAQFSTTDNRYKWLNTAFGLWEGQFDEEKGTASYKAYIRRYD from the coding sequence ATGACCCAAACAATCAGTCAGACGAAAAGCGTAACTCCAGCTGAACACAATGGACTAGAGCACGCCTTTGACTTCGACTTGAAAGCCTCGCCCGACGGAAAACCCTTCGTCTCAGCGAGGGACAGGGAAGGCGTCTTCATCGTAAACGGTGTCGGAACCGTTAAGGGCGACATTATCCAGGGTAGAATCAAGATGTCGTTCTTCGCTCAGGACTGCGCCTACCTACTCGTACAAGCCGGCGTTGACCCGGGACCGGGCCAACACCTTTGCAAGGAGAGTGATGGCGGAGTGATAGAAACCGAGGACGGCGCGAAGATCCTTTTCGACACCAGGGGCTATGGGTTGCGCGGAGCTGACCCGTCGTTTGCGAAGCGCTGGCGACTCGCCATGACCGCCCAGTTCTCGACAACTGATAACCGGTACAAGTGGCTCAACACAGCATTCGGTCTCTGGGAAGGTCAATTCGACGAGGAGAAAGGTACAGCGAGCTACAAAGCCTACATACGCAGGTACGACTAG